AGAGTTTTTAACTTCTGCAATAATATTATATGATTTAGATTTATTTAACCTGAAATATTTGGCAACATCCAAAGCTAAATTCAGGTCAAGAGAATTGTCGTTATCTGATATATTCAGTTTTAAACCCAAGCCAACTTCCACAGGATTAATATCAGCGATTTTCTATTGACGATTGATTATTGTCTGTTGCCCGCTAACACATTGGCAAAGAGCTATATAGCATTGTGGTTTATAAAATAAAATATGGCGGTTACACATTTGTGCATAAATAAAAAATAGGTATTACAAGCAATAAACATTCTAAAATTATATTACTTACCGCCATATTTAATTTTAGATTTTTAAATGTTAATCTATTAAAATTCAGCATATTAAATTTAGAAAATCAATAGAAAATAAACAATAGAAAATCGCTGTTAATATCGGGTCTGTGATGTTTTGCCAGTGTGCAAAAACAAATATTTCTTTTTGCTCGGTTTTTTGTACCATGTTAATAAAATTACTTTTTTGGAGCTCTTTTCTTTACAAGTAATTTTGCATCCTGAAGTTTTCTGCCTAATTCATCATCAGCGGCAACTGTTAAAATATCTTTTTCAAGACCTAATACAAAAAGAACTTGTAAATACGAACCTATTGTAACACTCGGCGAGCCTTTCTCAATTAACCATAAAGTTGAACGTGCAATATTTGCTCGTTCCGCAACTTGTTTAACACTAAATTTTCTTCGTAGTCTCGCTAGTTTTATATTTTCCCCAAAATCAGCAAGGATTTTTTGTAATCCCGGTAATAATACTTGTTTTTTTTCTTTCATAATGTATGAAATGTATTTGATATTACAAACATTATAAACATAAATTTAAGATGTTCTATATGAAAATAAAAACCCAATTGAAGATTTGAATATTAATTAATAATAATTATATTTGAATATGATTAAAACAGAACAAGTTAAAAAAATATTTGGATTTATTGTATAAGGGAAATATGTCTATTCTTTGATGTATTCAAATGTTGAACGTAATTTTTCGAGCAGTGATGAAAAATTTGGAAAGTCAAAAGTTCATTAATAAAAAACGCAAGTTTCGTGAGAGATGAATTTAGCATAAAGATAAAAAATACTCTTGCAAAAAGAGTAAATTATCATTGTAGTAATCCTTCTTGTTTTTCTATTACTTCAGGACCACATACTGAAAAAGAACGCTTTGTTAATTTAGGAGTGGCAGCCCATATTAGTGCTGCTTCTGCAGATGGTCCCCGGTATGATAAAATTTTGACGACAAATGAAAGAAAAGGAATTGATAATGGAATATGGTTATGTCAAAAATGTTCAATACTTATTGATGCAGATGAAGTTTTATACTCAGTAGAAGTATTACACAATTGGAAAACCATAAGTGAAAAAGCCATAGAATTGGAGTTATTAACTGGAAAAAATCCTTTATCATTTTCTACAGGAAATGTTAATATATTATTTGAACTTGTCGATAATTCAATTAAAATACCAAAATTCTTAACAAGAAATGGAAAGAAACAAAAGGTTTTATTAGAAGGATTTTGGGTTATAGTTTTTGCAAAAAACACAGGAAAATCAATAATACAAAACATAAAGACTACTATAAGATTTTATTCACACGGATATGAATACGTAGAAGTCTTAGATAATGAGTTTCGTGATACACAAGAGATAAATTTAGGGAACGGAAAAACCAAAAAGATTCAAAGTCCTCCAATTAATAAACTAATACATATTGACGATAGAATAAAATTAGGTTCATTTAGAATTTCAGAGCACGTTTTGAAATCAGATGTTGAATTTAGAATAAAAACTAATTATGATAATAATATTCCAAAAATAGAGTCTATTAAAACGAAAGAATTATTAAATATTTACGCCCAACACGTAATATAGCAAAAAGCAATGAATTGCAGATTTTAAACATTTTTAGCCCGTTTCAGTTATGTTATGTTTTGGTTTGATACGAAATCTCTCGCAATCTGCTTCATGTCATATTGCAATACATTGTGCCCAATGCGAGAGAAAAAAATTACAAAACATAAAATGAAAGGAAAATCGAATTGAAAAACCCAGTGCACAAATAAAACATTTGGTTTTTTACTGACACGCAAAATTCCAATCCGAAAAAACCAAAAGAGCTATTTTTTTTTCCAACTCACAGATAAAATTGTAAATTTGTAATTAATTAAAAATCAAATTATATGAGATTTTGGTCAGTATCAACAACAATACGAAATGCTGAAAGAATAAGAAGTTTTCTCCAAGTATTAAAAACCATGGATGGAGAAAGGTGGGATAATGAAAGTCAAAAGAAATTTCAAATCTTACTGATCAAAGAAAGAGTTTACGGATATAACAACATACAATTTTACAATGGTCTAACTCAAAATCAAATAAATATTATTTATGACATTTCATCTAATATGACCTTTGAGCAAGCAGAGGACATTTTTTATGCAAAAAATTACACTGACCCTCCTATGAGAGGACGTCAATCCTATAACCCACTTGAAAAAATGGGGTTGACTTATTTAGATGAAAATAAAAATATTATTATTTCTGATTTTGGTAATTATTTTCTTCAAGAAAATTATGATTTAGGAGAAGTTTTTTTAAAGAGTTTTTTAAAATGGCAATATCCAAATCCAGATGCAAATAAATACAAAGAGGAGGATGGTTATAATATTAAACCTTTCATTGCATGTTTACACCTTATTAATGAAGTCAATAGAATTTGCAAGGGGAAAAAAATTAAAATCAAAGGTGTATCTCGTGTAGAATTTGCATTGTTCTTCGTTTCACTTGTTAATTATAATGATATAAAAGAGAAAGCTAAAGAAATCGTCAAGTTTCGCAATGAATATGAAAAAATCAAAGATAAGGAGAAGGAGAAAAAGTTCATTGAAGATTATTTTGATACAAATTTATCTGAATTTGAATCTTGGAAAAATGCAAAGGAGTACACTGATAATATCATAAGATATTTTAGGCTAACCAGGTACATCTATATAAGGGGAAATGGATGGTATATTGACCTTGAGCCAAGACGGATAGTTGAGATACAATCGTTAATAAATATTGACAATGCATCTGCAAAATATTTTGCAAATCGGAATGAATACATTGAGTATATAGGAAATCCAACAAAACCTGTTTTGCCTTGGGAAACTAATGAAAAACTTTTAGAAATAATAAACGAACAACTTCCTGAAATTAACGACTTACAAAAAAAATTAACTTCCAAAGGATATAAAATTCAACCAATCCTTGAATTAATCACCAATCCAACTATTGCAGAACTTAAAGATTATGTAGATTATTTAAGAAATGTTAGAAGGAAACTCTTAGAAATTGAAATACACGAAGAATCACAGAGTGCTGAAAAAATTGTTGAGTATATTTCTACATTACAGAATATCTTTAAAATAACAAAAAGCAGACCTGTTGAACTTGAAAGGAGCATTATGCTTGGTTTAAATGCTTTAAATGATGCTTTGGAAATAAAACCCAATTACCCTGTTGGAGATGATAATGAACCAACATTTACAGCTCCTGCAAACAAGCCAGATATCGAATGTTACTATGAATCGTTTAATTCTATTTGTGAGGTAACATTATTAACAAATCGTTCTCAATGGTATAATGAAGGACAACCTGTAATGAGACATATTAGAGATTTTGAAGATATTAATTCTGAAAAAGAGACTTATTGTTTATTTATTGCGCCAAAATTACATAGGGATACTATTAACACCTTTTGGTTTTCAGTGAAATATGAATTTGAAGGAACTAAACAAAAAATAGTTCCAATGACAATAACTCAATTTACTGACTTATTAAAAATTCTTATAAAATTAAAAAAACAAAATATTTTTCTTACTCACAGCCAATTAAAAGATTTGTATAACCAGATTGTTGAATTGACAAATTCTGTAAATAATTCCGAAGAATGGATAACAAACATTCCTGGGGTAATAGAAAATTGGAGGAACAAAATAGCATCATAATGAATATGAATGAAATAATAATAGGTGATTGTATTCAAGTTTTAAATACTAAAATTGTTGAAAGTTCTATTTCTCTGATCTTTGCCGACCCTCCTTATAATTTATCCGGTAAAAATCTAAATTTAAAAAATAATAAAACTGGTGGGGCTTTTTATAAAATAAATGAAAAGTGGGATACATTTAATTATAATGATTATGTAAATTTTACAAATGAATGGATAAATGCAAGTCACAAAGTTCTAAAACCAAATGGAAGCTTATATATTTCTTGCACCCAGCATAACATAGGAGAAATATTAGTTGAAGCTAAGAGAGTAGGATTTAAATTAAACAATATTCTTACATGGTATAAGGTTAATGCTATGCCAAACATTACCAAAAGAACATATACTCATTCAACTGAATTTGTATGTTGGTTTGTTAAAGGTAAAAATTGGATTTTTAATTATGATGAAATCAAAAAATTTAATCCACGAAAGACAAAGGATGGTAAAGACAAACAAATGAGAGATTTCCTTGATTTTATTGAACTTCCAATAGTACAGGGTAAAGAGAGATTAAGAGGTGAAAACGGTAGAGCTTTGCATCCAACTCAAAAACCTGAAAAACTATTAGAACTAATAATAAAAGCGTCTTCAAATGAAAAAGATATTGTTTTAGATCCATTTTTTGGAACAGGTACAACAGGTTGCATCGCAAAAAAAATAAACAGATACTGGATAGGAATAGAGAATAATTTAAAATATGTTGAATTAGCAAATAATAGATTAAAAAGTAATAAAGGATATGTGTAACATTAATATAAAACTTGGTAATTGTATTTCATTACTTCAGGAATTACCCGAAAAAAGCGTAAACATGATTTTTGCAGATCCTCCGTACAATTTATCAGGAGAGAAACATCTTACTGTAAAAAGTGGTAAAATGGTAGCTTGTAATAAAGGAAATTGGGATGTAATAGAGAATATTCATGAATTTAACGAAAGATGGATTAAAGAATGTATAAGAGTATTAAAAGACGATGGAACAATATGGATTTCTGGCACTTTACACAATCACCCTTCAATTGGTGTTTTATTAAAAAAACTAAATCTCTGGATTATAAATGATGTAATTTGGTATAAACGGAATGCTCCACCTTTATTATCTAAAACACGTCTAGCCCCGTCAACAGAATTAATATGGATTGCAAGTAAATCAAAAAAATATTTTTTTGATTATGATACGGCAAAAATTCTGAATGGTGGAAAGCAAATGAGAAACCTTTGGGAAATAAATGCCCAAAGACATATAACAAAGCATCCAACTGAAAAACCTGAAATATTATTAGAAAGAATTATTTTATTGGGCAGTAAAGAAGGTAGTATTGTTCTGGACCCTTTTACTGGCAGTGGGACTACTGGTGTTGTTGCAAAACGCCTTAAAAGAAATTTTATTGGTTTTGAAATTGATCCGGAATTTTATGAAATAGCAAAAAACAGAATCGGTGGAGAGAAAGTAAATGCAAAAGCAATATACTCTGAAAAAATTTCAAAAGATGAACAATTAAGTTTAGCACTTGAAAAAAGAGTTATTTATCATAAAAATAATTAGATCGTCTATTAGCAATTGCCTTTTCTTCGATAGCAATATCCGAGAAACGGATTAATTTCTATTGCTAACATCAAAAATGGGGAGAATAGTAATTGAAAATTGATAAATTCGAGAATAATATAAACAGATGATAATCAAAAGTTAAATTTAACATTACTCTGAATTAACACAACTTGTTGGAACATGTGAAAAAACGTTTATAACTTCAAAGAAAATACGTTGTTTTAATTTTACAAAGACAAAGTTGTATTTTCCTTGAACTCAAATGATTACATTTTAGTTATATATAATTCGAAAAAATATGCAAGAACCATTAAACGAAATATCTAAATCACTAATTAAGATCGACGCCAAAGTATTGGAGTTAGTCTATAAGGATTTAGCTCAACCATCAGTAAAGAAAGTAGGAAAAAGTTTATCAACTGTTTTAGGATTGGGCAATACTGTATTGCTGCCAATAAAACTTTTGAATGAAAAAGCCAAGATTCTTTATCAACGTCATATGGAGTCCTACAAACAAAAGTTAGAATATGTTCCTATTGAAGATATTAAAGAAGTAGAGCCTGAAATTGGTGTTCCTATTCTTGAAAATCTTGAAAGTACTACGAATGAAAAACTAAGTGAGCTTTATATTAATTTACTTGCAAACTCATCCGACAAAAAGTATGCTAAAGAAGTACATCCAAGATTTGTTCGAATAATTGAAAATATTGTACCTGATGAAGCAAGAATACTTGAATACTTAGATAAATTTCGAAATATTCATGAAACCATTCCATTTATAACATTAAGACTACATATTAACATTTCTCATCTTGAAATCGAAATTCAAAATGGGTTTGTGGATGCTAATGAAAAATATACAATTTTAGAAGATAACGATACACTTCATTTACCTGCGAAAACAAAAGAATATTTTGAAAATCTTGTTGGTTTAGGTTTGATAAATTGTGAAACATCTAAACTAATTCAAGAAAATTCTTATGATGAATTAATAAAAAAGCAAGAAAAATATATTAAAGAACAAAAACAGTTACCACACATAACGAATGTAACGTTTTTAAAAGGATATTTTGAATTAACTAAGTTTGGGAAGTCCTTTATAAGAGCGTGTAAAAGTAATCGAACAGAAGAATAAAACGTTGCCTAATATGCACAATAATTTAAGAGATGAATGGAAATCTTATAGATGAATGGAAGTATTACATTTTAGGAGAAAAATGGAAAAAAGTATTAGTTAACAATCCGCTTTTTAACCAAGTTTATAATATTTGCAATACACTTGAAGAGTTTTTCCCATCAAAAGATTTTGATCAGAATAATATAAAAAAGGAAAATTGGATAGCATATATTTTAGCTTCAAAAAATTTATCCAGCCTATTTCAATTAAATGAAATAAGTAAATTAATAAATTATTATAAGAAATTAAGCGATGAAGAAAAAAATGTTTTTAGACTTAGAATTAAAAAAGACAATTCAATTAACTACAAAGAACTAAGAAATATTTTATTTGAGATTTTTGTAAATTATAATTTAGGAAAACAAAAATTAAATCCAAGTTGTATTGATACATATGTAGATAATAAAGGAGTTTTGAAACCTTTAGAC
This sequence is a window from Bacteroidales bacterium. Protein-coding genes within it:
- a CDS encoding AlwI family type II restriction endonuclease, with product MRFWSVSTTIRNAERIRSFLQVLKTMDGERWDNESQKKFQILLIKERVYGYNNIQFYNGLTQNQINIIYDISSNMTFEQAEDIFYAKNYTDPPMRGRQSYNPLEKMGLTYLDENKNIIISDFGNYFLQENYDLGEVFLKSFLKWQYPNPDANKYKEEDGYNIKPFIACLHLINEVNRICKGKKIKIKGVSRVEFALFFVSLVNYNDIKEKAKEIVKFRNEYEKIKDKEKEKKFIEDYFDTNLSEFESWKNAKEYTDNIIRYFRLTRYIYIRGNGWYIDLEPRRIVEIQSLINIDNASAKYFANRNEYIEYIGNPTKPVLPWETNEKLLEIINEQLPEINDLQKKLTSKGYKIQPILELITNPTIAELKDYVDYLRNVRRKLLEIEIHEESQSAEKIVEYISTLQNIFKITKSRPVELERSIMLGLNALNDALEIKPNYPVGDDNEPTFTAPANKPDIECYYESFNSICEVTLLTNRSQWYNEGQPVMRHIRDFEDINSEKETYCLFIAPKLHRDTINTFWFSVKYEFEGTKQKIVPMTITQFTDLLKILIKLKKQNIFLTHSQLKDLYNQIVELTNSVNNSEEWITNIPGVIENWRNKIAS
- a CDS encoding helix-turn-helix transcriptional regulator; translation: MKEKKQVLLPGLQKILADFGENIKLARLRRKFSVKQVAERANIARSTLWLIEKGSPSVTIGSYLQVLFVLGLEKDILTVAADDELGRKLQDAKLLVKKRAPKK
- a CDS encoding site-specific DNA-methyltransferase — protein: MNEIIIGDCIQVLNTKIVESSISLIFADPPYNLSGKNLNLKNNKTGGAFYKINEKWDTFNYNDYVNFTNEWINASHKVLKPNGSLYISCTQHNIGEILVEAKRVGFKLNNILTWYKVNAMPNITKRTYTHSTEFVCWFVKGKNWIFNYDEIKKFNPRKTKDGKDKQMRDFLDFIELPIVQGKERLRGENGRALHPTQKPEKLLELIIKASSNEKDIVLDPFFGTGTTGCIAKKINRYWIGIENNLKYVELANNRLKSNKGYV
- a CDS encoding site-specific DNA-methyltransferase — protein: MCNINIKLGNCISLLQELPEKSVNMIFADPPYNLSGEKHLTVKSGKMVACNKGNWDVIENIHEFNERWIKECIRVLKDDGTIWISGTLHNHPSIGVLLKKLNLWIINDVIWYKRNAPPLLSKTRLAPSTELIWIASKSKKYFFDYDTAKILNGGKQMRNLWEINAQRHITKHPTEKPEILLERIILLGSKEGSIVLDPFTGSGTTGVVAKRLKRNFIGFEIDPEFYEIAKNRIGGEKVNAKAIYSEKISKDEQLSLALEKRVIYHKNN
- a CDS encoding DUF4393 domain-containing protein, giving the protein MQEPLNEISKSLIKIDAKVLELVYKDLAQPSVKKVGKSLSTVLGLGNTVLLPIKLLNEKAKILYQRHMESYKQKLEYVPIEDIKEVEPEIGVPILENLESTTNEKLSELYINLLANSSDKKYAKEVHPRFVRIIENIVPDEARILEYLDKFRNIHETIPFITLRLHINISHLEIEIQNGFVDANEKYTILEDNDTLHLPAKTKEYFENLVGLGLINCETSKLIQENSYDELIKKQEKYIKEQKQLPHITNVTFLKGYFELTKFGKSFIRACKSNRTEE